In Nitratiruptor sp. YY09-18, a single window of DNA contains:
- a CDS encoding tRNA (cytidine(34)-2'-O)-methyltransferase — MFNIVLVNPQIPPNTGNIGRICVNTGATLHLIKPLGFSIDDKAIKRAGLDYWHKLNLKVWESLDEFLAVTPHECYHLATTKVEKPYFQAQFKPGDYLLFGSETQGLPLWLIDRFKSQAVTIPMTKEGRSLNLAVSVGIILYEGIRQNFGDFG, encoded by the coding sequence ATGTTTAATATTGTTTTAGTCAATCCGCAAATACCACCAAATACTGGTAATATTGGCCGTATCTGTGTCAATACTGGTGCGACACTGCACCTCATCAAGCCTCTTGGTTTTAGCATAGATGATAAGGCGATAAAGAGAGCAGGTCTTGATTATTGGCATAAACTAAATCTTAAAGTGTGGGAGAGTTTGGATGAGTTTTTGGCTGTGACTCCACATGAGTGTTACCATCTTGCAACTACAAAAGTGGAAAAGCCCTATTTTCAAGCTCAGTTTAAGCCAGGAGACTATCTGCTCTTTGGCAGCGAAACGCAAGGATTGCCACTTTGGCTTATAGACCGTTTCAAAAGTCAAGCTGTTACAATTCCGATGACAAAGGAAGGAAGAAGTCTCAATCTGGCTGTGAGTGTTGGAATAATTTTATATGAAGGGATAAGACAAAATTTTGGAGATTTTGGATGA
- the purU gene encoding formyltetrahydrofolate deformylase has protein sequence MKTYRVLIDCHDEKGLVYKISKLFYENDLNIEKNDEFVDSQKNRFFMRSVVKGSIEQAKLYEQLQAILPADAHIRVVIPRKKKIVLMATKESHVLGDILIRHYDGELAADIVAVISNYDILRPLVEKFGIDYFHVPHADLEREAHEEKILALLEMFEHIDYIVLAKYMRILTPNFVGKYENRIINIHHSFLPAFIGANPYKQAYERGVKIIGATAHFVNNNLDEGPIIAQDVIHVDHTYTWQAMRAAGRDVEKVVLARALKLAIEDRIFVHENKTIVF, from the coding sequence GTGAAAACATACAGAGTCCTCATAGATTGTCATGATGAAAAGGGTCTTGTATATAAAATATCAAAACTTTTTTATGAAAACGATCTCAATATCGAAAAAAACGATGAGTTTGTTGATTCGCAAAAGAATCGCTTCTTCATGCGCAGTGTTGTCAAAGGCTCGATAGAGCAGGCAAAACTTTATGAGCAGCTTCAAGCAATCTTACCAGCCGATGCACATATCAGGGTAGTAATTCCAAGAAAGAAAAAAATAGTCCTCATGGCTACAAAAGAGAGTCATGTCCTAGGAGACATCCTCATACGCCACTATGATGGAGAACTAGCTGCAGATATTGTAGCAGTAATTTCAAATTATGATATTTTGCGACCTCTTGTAGAAAAGTTTGGAATAGATTACTTTCATGTCCCACACGCTGATCTTGAGCGCGAAGCTCATGAAGAGAAGATACTGGCATTATTAGAGATGTTTGAACATATTGATTATATAGTCCTAGCCAAGTATATGCGTATTTTGACACCAAATTTTGTTGGAAAATACGAAAACAGGATTATAAATATACATCATTCCTTTTTACCGGCATTTATTGGTGCGAATCCCTATAAGCAGGCATATGAGAGAGGCGTAAAAATTATAGGTGCTACAGCCCACTTTGTTAACAATAATCTTGACGAGGGTCCAATTATTGCTCAAGATGTTATCCATGTAGACCATACTTATACGTGGCAGGCTATGCGAGCTGCAGGGAGAGATGTGGAGAAGGTGGTATTAGCAAGGGCTTTGAAGCTAGCAATTGAAGATAGAATTTTTGTTCACGAAAATAAAACAATTGTGTTTTGA